CGCCCGCCCCTATCTGCGACGCGCGGTGGGCGTGGTTTTACAAGATACGCACTTGCTGCAAGACCGCAGCGCCCTGGCCAATGTGCTCCTGCCCCTGGCAGTCATGGGCCTGGAGCCCAGCACCGCCCAGGCACGTGCTCGCGCCGCCATGGAAAAAGTAGGCTTGCGCGGCAAAGAGGATTTAAAGCCCGTGGAAATGTCTGGCGGTGAACAGCAACGGCTGGCGATTGCCCGCGCTATTGTGAATCGCCCGGCTATTTTGATTGCCGACGAACCAACAGCCAATTTGGACGCCGATAACGCCAAACGCATCATGGATGTATTGATGGACTTTAACCGGGTGGGTGTCACCACCTTGATTGCTTCGCATGATCTGAATTTGATGGCACGCTATGCGCGCCGCACCCTGCTCATTCAGGACGGCCGTTTTTCCGATCACCCCGGAGTGCTGGCATGAGAACCTGGCTGCGTCATCATCAATACGCTTTCCTGGTGGCCTTGCGCCGCCTGAAAGTGCAACCTTTCTCCTCACTGTCCAACC
This genomic window from Alcaligenes faecalis contains:
- a CDS encoding cell division ATP-binding protein FtsE, coding for MIEFQHVFKSYGRSKNILADINFRIDDGEFIFVSGPSGAGKSTLLRLIGGLELPSRGSVQVNGHRLDKLPARARPYLRRAVGVVLQDTHLLQDRSALANVLLPLAVMGLEPSTAQARARAAMEKVGLRGKEDLKPVEMSGGEQQRLAIARAIVNRPAILIADEPTANLDADNAKRIMDVLMDFNRVGVTTLIASHDLNLMARYARRTLLIQDGRFSDHPGVLA